The following coding sequences are from one Pigmentibacter ruber window:
- the orn gene encoding oligoribonuclease produces the protein MKYLFWLDMEMSGLDHLKERILEVALLVTDLNYNTIYEYEAIVYQDQSILQGMDAWCTEHHGKSGLTAKVPNGKKETEVEKELLAIIQKYSPGERAILAGNSIGQDRKFIDQWMPNLSNALHYRMLDVSSFKIVFEGIHNKKYDKKHKHRAIDDIKESVEELKYYLQFVKIS, from the coding sequence ATGAAATATTTATTTTGGTTAGATATGGAAATGTCAGGATTAGATCATTTAAAAGAGCGAATATTAGAAGTAGCTCTTTTAGTTACTGATCTAAATTATAATACTATCTATGAATATGAAGCTATTGTATATCAAGATCAAAGTATATTACAGGGGATGGATGCTTGGTGCACGGAGCATCATGGAAAAAGTGGTTTAACAGCTAAAGTTCCTAATGGAAAAAAAGAAACTGAGGTAGAAAAAGAACTTCTTGCTATTATTCAAAAGTATTCTCCGGGTGAAAGAGCTATATTAGCTGGAAATTCGATTGGACAAGATAGAAAGTTTATTGATCAGTGGATGCCCAATTTATCAAATGCTCTGCATTATAGAATGCTTGATGTTTCTAGTTTTAAGATTGTATTTGAGGGTATTCATAATAAAAAATATGATAAAAAGCATAAGCACAGAGCCATAGATGATATTAAAGAATCTGTTGAAGAGTTAAAATATTATTTACAGTTTGTTAAAATATCATAG